One region of Roseovarius faecimaris genomic DNA includes:
- a CDS encoding DUF5671 domain-containing protein, whose protein sequence is MKPSDQLAFFVRDALNAGRSRDDIRAALAQAGWSAPEIREALGSWAEVDFSPPVPRPRPFVSAREAFLYGLMFIALAMTAWHVTALMFHLIDQWIPDIADRRTYGSRSTMRFSIASLIVFFPLFAWLNRQANRRIRANEGRRRSGVRKWFGYITLFLSAITLLGNLIYTIYAFLNGDLDARVLSKVIVVAVVAGMIFFYFRADMTEDAHEGE, encoded by the coding sequence ATGAAGCCTTCCGACCAATTGGCATTTTTCGTGCGCGATGCTCTGAACGCCGGGCGATCGCGCGATGACATTCGTGCGGCTCTTGCGCAGGCGGGATGGAGTGCGCCGGAAATCCGCGAGGCGCTGGGGTCATGGGCGGAGGTGGACTTTAGCCCACCCGTGCCGCGTCCGCGCCCGTTTGTTTCGGCACGTGAGGCGTTCCTCTATGGGCTGATGTTCATCGCATTGGCCATGACCGCCTGGCATGTCACCGCTCTGATGTTTCACCTGATTGATCAGTGGATCCCTGACATAGCGGACCGCCGTACCTATGGCAGCCGCAGCACCATGCGGTTCTCAATTGCCTCGCTGATCGTCTTCTTCCCGCTTTTTGCGTGGCTCAACCGGCAGGCCAATCGCCGTATCCGTGCGAATGAGGGTCGGCGGCGGTCGGGCGTGCGCAAATGGTTCGGGTATATCACGCTGTTTTTGTCGGCAATCACCCTACTGGGCAACCTGATCTATACGATCTACGCCTTTCTCAACGGAGATCTGGATGCGCGGGTTCTGTCCAAAGTCATCGTCGTGGCGGTCGTGGCTGGCATGATCTTTTTCTACTTCCGCGCGGATATGACGGAGGATGCGCATGAAGGCGAATGA
- a CDS encoding SDR family oxidoreductase, whose translation MKKTLLSFGHGYSARALARLLIPQGWTIFGTTRNPDKADRLKAEGVIPVLWPDGDLSAAFENATHLLVSAGPGPEGDPVLNRYRDEIAARTGQFEWVGYLSTTGTYGDHQGGWVTEDTPLTPSTERGQMRVEAEAAWQSIPGLPLHIFRLAGIYGPGRGPFSKVRNGTARRIIKEGQVFSRIHVEDIAQVLAASIARPNPGAAYNVCDDDPAPPQDVIAHAAELLGVPVPPAIPFEEAEMSPMGRSFYAESKRVDNSRIKDELGVTLLYPDYKAGLAALLAAEQATS comes from the coding sequence ATGAAGAAAACGCTTTTGTCTTTCGGTCACGGTTACTCCGCCCGCGCGCTGGCTCGGCTTCTGATCCCGCAGGGCTGGACCATCTTCGGCACCACCCGCAACCCCGACAAGGCGGACAGGCTCAAGGCCGAGGGGGTCATCCCTGTTCTCTGGCCCGATGGCGACCTGTCAGCCGCTTTTGAGAACGCCACCCATCTCCTGGTCTCCGCCGGACCGGGGCCGGAGGGCGATCCGGTTCTGAACCGCTATCGCGACGAGATCGCCGCCCGCACAGGACAGTTCGAGTGGGTGGGCTACCTCTCGACCACCGGCACCTATGGCGATCATCAGGGCGGATGGGTGACGGAGGACACGCCGCTCACCCCGTCCACCGAACGCGGCCAAATGCGGGTGGAGGCAGAGGCGGCGTGGCAAAGCATTCCCGGCCTGCCTCTGCACATCTTCCGGCTGGCCGGGATTTACGGCCCCGGACGCGGCCCGTTCTCCAAGGTGCGCAATGGCACCGCGCGCCGGATCATCAAGGAGGGGCAGGTGTTCTCGCGCATCCATGTGGAGGATATCGCCCAGGTGCTCGCCGCCTCCATTGCCCGGCCCAATCCCGGTGCGGCCTATAATGTCTGCGACGATGACCCGGCCCCGCCACAGGATGTCATCGCCCACGCGGCCGAGCTTCTGGGCGTGCCGGTACCGCCTGCCATTCCTTTTGAGGAGGCCGAGATGTCGCCCATGGGCCGCAGCTTCTATGCGGAATCAAAGCGTGTGGACAACAGCCGCATCAAGGACGAACTGGGCGTGACCCTGCTCTACCCCGACTACAAGGCCGGGCTGGCGGCGTTGCTCGCGGCCGAACAGGCCACATCGTAG
- a CDS encoding sterol desaturase family protein codes for MTDTDPSKSRDWNYHPDLPLRDPSVFRWPPEPGYLARWFGRNWLTLSERVMMVLLAVVLWLFFYPALETAQSFAWGWIVQSWAVTFAITALTAGALHWYFYIRKGQGMRLKFDRRGQAKGNKLWNFSDQVHDNMFWSLGSGVAILTGFLVITMWLMANGYAPTITPAGNPIWFVLSLILLPIWSAFHFYWVHRLLHVPFLYKRVHSLHHRNVNVGPWSGFSMHPVEHLLYCSSLCIHWIVPSDPILLFFHVIYLGPGAAMTHAGYEDLLIKDKRRLALGTFYHQLHHRYYECNYGNQEMPWDRWFGTFHDGSEEATRITRDRKKKMHA; via the coding sequence ATGACCGACACCGATCCGTCCAAATCCCGTGACTGGAACTATCACCCTGACCTGCCGCTGCGGGACCCGTCGGTGTTTCGCTGGCCACCCGAGCCGGGCTATCTCGCCCGGTGGTTCGGGCGCAACTGGCTGACGCTCAGCGAACGGGTGATGATGGTGCTGCTCGCCGTGGTGTTGTGGCTGTTCTTCTACCCCGCGCTGGAAACGGCGCAGAGCTTTGCCTGGGGATGGATCGTTCAGAGCTGGGCCGTGACCTTCGCCATCACCGCGCTCACCGCAGGGGCGCTGCATTGGTATTTCTACATCCGCAAGGGTCAGGGCATGCGCCTGAAGTTTGACAGGCGCGGGCAGGCCAAGGGTAACAAGCTGTGGAACTTCTCCGACCAGGTGCATGACAACATGTTCTGGTCACTGGGCAGCGGCGTGGCGATCCTCACCGGGTTTCTGGTGATCACGATGTGGCTCATGGCCAACGGCTATGCCCCCACGATCACCCCCGCGGGCAATCCGATCTGGTTCGTGCTCAGCCTGATCCTTTTGCCGATCTGGTCGGCGTTTCATTTCTACTGGGTGCACCGCCTGCTGCACGTCCCGTTCCTCTACAAACGCGTGCATTCGCTGCATCACCGCAATGTCAATGTCGGGCCATGGTCGGGCTTCTCCATGCACCCGGTCGAACACCTGCTCTATTGCTCCAGCCTGTGCATCCACTGGATCGTGCCAAGCGACCCGATCCTGCTGTTCTTCCATGTGATCTATCTCGGCCCCGGGGCGGCAATGACCCATGCCGGCTATGAGGATCTGTTGATCAAGGACAAGCGCCGCCTCGCGCTCGGAACCTTCTATCACCAGCTGCATCACCGCTATTACGAATGCAATTACGGCAACCAGGAAATGCCCTGGGACCGCTGGTTCGGAACGTTCCATGACGGCAGTGAAGAGGCCACACGCATCACCCGCGATCGCAAAAAGAAGATGCACGCCTGA
- a CDS encoding class II aldolase and adducin N-terminal domain-containing protein: MSVTQLHRNMEHWQERVELAAAFRWTERLNLHEAVANHFSLAVNEDGTQFLMNPNQMHFSRIKASDLLLLDANDPASMEGPDAPDPTAWGLHGALHRLCPHARCAMHVHSIHATVLASLADSTLPPIDQNTATFYNRVAVDDHFGGLAFEEEAERCCSNLSDPSKTVLIMGNHGIMVIGRTVAETFNRMYYFERAAETYIKALWTGQPLRVLSDEIAEKTAQELEDYPGQAEKHLSELMAILDEEGANYAS; encoded by the coding sequence ATGTCCGTCACCCAACTGCACCGCAATATGGAACACTGGCAAGAGCGTGTGGAACTTGCCGCCGCCTTCCGCTGGACCGAGCGGCTGAACCTGCACGAGGCCGTGGCCAACCATTTTTCGCTCGCTGTCAACGAGGACGGCACGCAGTTCCTGATGAACCCCAACCAGATGCATTTCAGCCGGATCAAAGCCAGCGACCTGTTGCTGCTCGACGCCAATGATCCTGCCTCAATGGAAGGCCCCGACGCGCCCGACCCGACCGCCTGGGGCCTGCATGGCGCGCTGCACCGGCTCTGCCCGCACGCGCGCTGTGCGATGCATGTGCATTCGATCCACGCCACCGTTCTGGCCAGCCTCGCCGACAGCACCCTGCCGCCGATCGACCAGAACACCGCCACCTTCTACAACCGCGTGGCCGTGGACGACCATTTCGGTGGGCTGGCGTTCGAGGAAGAAGCCGAGCGTTGCTGTTCCAACCTGTCGGACCCCTCCAAGACGGTGCTGATCATGGGCAATCACGGGATCATGGTGATCGGCCGGACCGTGGCTGAAACCTTTAACCGGATGTATTACTTCGAACGCGCGGCCGAGACCTATATCAAGGCGCTCTGGACGGGGCAACCGCTACGGGTCCTCTCCGATGAGATCGCCGAGAAAACCGCGCAGGAGCTGGAAGATTACCCCGGCCAGGCCGAAAAACACCTGTCCGAGCTGATGGCTATCCTCGACGAGGAAGGCGCCAACTACGCCTCGTAA
- a CDS encoding LysR substrate-binding domain-containing protein: MARPLPPLNWLRAFEAAARHLSFTGAAGELNMTQSAVSQQIKSLEGYLGRALFHRRPRVLDLTETGSAYLPIVRDAFRTLSRGTLAVTGGRETVVQVHTNMAFGTFWLAPRLGRFYARHPGVRLNIIAEQWEPQEGIVSGADVEIRYSVRPYEGVSAERLCTDSYYPVAAPGWSGTLDGLAQENLFDVANLLSTWSAWYEDQGLIWPGLPVTFASTYAISLSAAVAGAGVCMAHDTVAGHMIRQGRLVPVLEHRARMQEAYYLITAPLVAELPGAQAFAEWLREEMAEDQAWRTARGPLSQGP, encoded by the coding sequence ATGGCGCGGCCCCTCCCTCCGCTGAACTGGCTGCGCGCGTTCGAGGCGGCGGCACGGCACTTGTCATTTACCGGCGCGGCCGGAGAGTTGAACATGACCCAATCCGCCGTCAGCCAGCAGATCAAATCGCTTGAGGGGTATCTGGGCCGGGCGCTGTTTCATCGTCGTCCGCGTGTGCTGGACCTCACCGAGACAGGCAGCGCCTACCTGCCGATCGTGCGTGATGCGTTCCGCACGCTGTCGCGCGGGACGCTGGCGGTGACCGGGGGCCGCGAGACGGTGGTGCAGGTGCATACCAATATGGCGTTCGGCACGTTCTGGCTGGCCCCGCGGCTGGGCCGGTTCTATGCGCGCCATCCCGGCGTGCGGCTCAATATCATTGCTGAGCAATGGGAACCGCAGGAGGGGATCGTCTCGGGTGCCGATGTCGAAATCCGCTATTCGGTGCGGCCCTATGAGGGCGTGTCGGCGGAACGGCTTTGCACTGACAGCTATTATCCGGTGGCCGCGCCCGGCTGGTCCGGGACGTTGGACGGGCTGGCGCAGGAAAACCTCTTTGACGTGGCCAACCTGCTGAGCACCTGGAGCGCGTGGTATGAGGATCAGGGATTGATCTGGCCCGGTTTGCCGGTGACCTTCGCCTCAACCTACGCCATTTCGCTGAGTGCCGCCGTGGCCGGGGCGGGGGTGTGCATGGCGCATGACACGGTGGCCGGGCATATGATCCGCCAAGGGCGGCTGGTGCCGGTGTTGGAGCATCGCGCCAGGATGCAGGAGGCCTATTACCTGATCACAGCGCCCTTGGTGGCCGAACTGCCGGGCGCTCAGGCTTTTGCGGAGTGGCTGCGCGAAGAGATGGCAGAGGATCAGGCGTGGCGCACGGCGCGTGGTCCCTTGTCACAAGGCCCGTGA
- a CDS encoding VOC family protein, protein MEYDTVGAEAFGASLRGIGLNILVRDVAAEVAFLQDVFGMLVRQPTADFAIMRYGDQVFQIHADHTYHSHPLPGLLPEAGARGAGVELRLYDTDPDEAAARAEAHHGAHILQEPTDKPHGLREVYILDANGYAWVASRAL, encoded by the coding sequence ATGGAGTATGACACGGTCGGCGCAGAGGCGTTTGGCGCATCGCTGCGCGGGATCGGGCTGAACATCCTTGTGCGCGATGTCGCGGCAGAGGTGGCGTTTCTGCAAGACGTGTTCGGCATGCTGGTCCGTCAGCCCACCGCCGATTTCGCGATCATGCGCTATGGCGACCAAGTCTTTCAGATCCATGCCGATCACACCTATCATTCGCACCCCCTGCCGGGGCTTCTGCCCGAAGCGGGCGCGCGCGGGGCGGGGGTGGAACTCAGGCTCTATGACACCGACCCGGACGAGGCCGCTGCACGGGCGGAGGCGCATCACGGCGCGCATATCCTGCAAGAGCCGACAGACAAGCCGCATGGCCTGCGCGAGGTTTATATCCTTGATGCCAATGGCTATGCGTGGGTGGCGTCACGGGCCTTGTGA
- a CDS encoding AMP nucleosidase, whose translation MPHSPFQDQIDTPDSPGPEEFTSAKAAVDRLCLLYGQAVSFLCERFAGAMQGTPPYHRIRAFYPELRITTTSYAKIDSRLSFGHVSEPGTHATTVTRPDLFRNYLEQQIDLMLCNHGVPVTVQVSDTPMPVHFAVANDPMINVPQQGAADFTLRDVFDVPDLKITNDDIVNGTYRPEPGEAEPLAPFTAQRVDYSLARLAHYTATDPEHFQNFVLFTNYQFYVSEFEAYARKMLADPESGYTSFVATGNVEITDADTKIAPPRKLPQMPTYHLKRADRSGITLVNIGVGPSNAKTATDHIAVLRPHAWVMVGHCAGLRNSQSLGDFVLAHAYLREDGVLDADLPGWVPIPALAEIQIALEQAVAEVTQLQGYELKRVMRTGTVASFDNRNWELRDHSGPVQRLSQSRAVALDMESATIAANGFRFRVPYGTLLCVSDKPLHGELKLPGMASDFYKTQVSRHLMIGIRAMESLAQMPLERIHSRKLRSFDETAFL comes from the coding sequence ATGCCGCACAGCCCGTTTCAGGATCAGATCGACACGCCCGATAGCCCCGGCCCCGAGGAATTCACCAGCGCGAAGGCGGCGGTGGACCGGCTTTGTCTGCTGTACGGTCAGGCGGTCAGCTTCTTGTGCGAGCGGTTTGCCGGGGCGATGCAGGGCACCCCGCCCTATCACCGCATCCGCGCCTTTTATCCCGAGCTGCGGATCACGACGACAAGCTATGCCAAGATCGACAGCCGTCTGAGCTTTGGCCACGTGTCAGAGCCCGGCACCCATGCGACGACCGTGACCCGCCCCGATCTGTTCCGGAATTACCTGGAACAGCAGATCGACCTGATGCTCTGCAATCATGGCGTGCCGGTCACGGTGCAGGTCTCGGACACGCCCATGCCCGTGCATTTCGCCGTGGCCAATGACCCGATGATCAATGTGCCCCAGCAGGGCGCGGCCGATTTCACCCTGCGCGACGTGTTCGATGTGCCCGACCTGAAGATCACCAACGATGACATCGTCAACGGCACCTACCGCCCAGAGCCGGGCGAGGCAGAGCCGCTGGCGCCGTTCACCGCGCAGCGGGTCGATTACTCTCTGGCGCGTCTGGCGCATTACACCGCCACGGACCCCGAACATTTTCAGAATTTCGTGCTGTTTACCAACTACCAGTTTTACGTCTCGGAGTTTGAGGCCTACGCGCGGAAAATGCTGGCCGATCCGGAGAGCGGCTACACCTCTTTCGTGGCGACGGGCAATGTCGAGATCACGGATGCCGACACCAAGATCGCGCCGCCACGCAAGCTGCCTCAGATGCCCACCTATCACCTGAAGCGGGCGGACCGGTCGGGGATCACGCTGGTCAATATCGGGGTGGGGCCGTCCAACGCCAAGACAGCGACCGATCACATTGCCGTTCTGCGCCCGCATGCCTGGGTGATGGTCGGGCATTGCGCGGGCTTGCGCAACTCGCAGAGCCTGGGCGATTTCGTGCTGGCCCATGCCTATCTGCGCGAGGACGGGGTGCTTGATGCCGATTTGCCCGGCTGGGTGCCGATCCCCGCGCTGGCGGAAATCCAGATCGCGCTGGAGCAGGCGGTGGCCGAGGTCACGCAGCTTCAGGGATACGAGCTGAAACGCGTGATGCGCACCGGCACTGTGGCCAGCTTTGACAACCGCAACTGGGAGCTGCGCGACCATTCCGGCCCGGTACAGCGGCTGAGCCAGTCCCGCGCCGTGGCGCTGGATATGGAGAGCGCGACCATCGCCGCCAACGGCTTCCGGTTCCGGGTGCCCTATGGCACGTTGCTGTGCGTGTCGGACAAGCCTTTGCACGGGGAGCTGAAACTGCCGGGCATGGCCTCGGATTTCTATAAAACGCAGGTCTCACGGCATCTGATGATCGGAATCCGGGCGATGGAATCCCTTGCGCAAATGCCCCTGGAGCGCATTCACAGCCGCAAATTGCGTAGTTTCGACGAGACGGCCTTCCTCTGA
- a CDS encoding HU family DNA-binding protein, with the protein MAKPMTKTQLVAALAEEMGSDKKSAAAALDAVTSIITREVAGGGAVTLPDVGKIYCRERPARMVRNPATGEQIHKEADKVVKMTISKKLKDSVNG; encoded by the coding sequence ATGGCAAAACCGATGACCAAAACTCAGCTCGTGGCAGCATTGGCCGAGGAAATGGGCAGCGACAAGAAATCCGCAGCAGCCGCGCTGGATGCCGTCACCTCGATCATCACCCGCGAAGTGGCGGGCGGTGGTGCCGTGACCCTGCCCGACGTCGGCAAGATCTACTGCCGTGAGCGCCCCGCACGCATGGTGCGCAACCCTGCCACCGGCGAGCAAATCCATAAAGAAGCGGACAAGGTGGTCAAGATGACCATCTCGAAGAAGCTGAAGGACAGCGTGAACGGCTAA
- a CDS encoding DMT family transporter, translating to MDIRAIIMGVAFCVMWSSAFTSARIIVASAPPLTALSIRFLISGLLGVLIAWMLGQSWRLTPAQWRATVIFGICQNALYLGLNFVAMQTIEASLAAIIASTMPLLVALAGWVIFGERISGLAFAGLVAGVIGVAIIMGARFQGGVDLYGVLLCVGGVIALTFATLAVRGATSGGNFLMVVGLQMLVGSAVLSVAAVSLETFHVTWSWQLVAAFFYTTLVPGLAATLVWFILVQRIGATRAATFHFLNPFFGVVIATLILSEALRLSDMVGVVVIMGGILAVQLSKQRTPRG from the coding sequence ATGGATATCAGAGCCATTATCATGGGCGTGGCCTTTTGTGTCATGTGGTCGAGCGCCTTCACCTCGGCGCGGATCATCGTGGCCTCGGCACCGCCTCTGACGGCGCTGAGTATCCGGTTTCTGATCTCCGGGCTTCTGGGTGTGTTGATCGCGTGGATGCTTGGGCAATCCTGGCGGCTGACCCCGGCGCAATGGCGGGCGACGGTGATTTTCGGTATCTGCCAGAACGCGCTCTATCTGGGGCTCAACTTCGTCGCCATGCAGACCATCGAGGCGTCGCTCGCGGCCATCATTGCCTCGACCATGCCGCTTCTCGTGGCGCTGGCAGGCTGGGTGATCTTTGGTGAGCGGATCAGCGGGCTCGCCTTCGCCGGTTTGGTTGCCGGGGTCATTGGGGTGGCGATCATCATGGGCGCGCGGTTTCAGGGCGGAGTGGACCTTTACGGTGTCCTGCTGTGTGTGGGCGGTGTTATCGCTCTGACCTTCGCCACGCTCGCGGTGCGCGGCGCCACGTCAGGGGGCAACTTCCTGATGGTGGTGGGGTTGCAAATGCTGGTGGGCAGTGCGGTGCTGAGCGTCGCGGCGGTGAGCCTTGAGACGTTCCACGTCACCTGGAGCTGGCAGCTTGTCGCGGCCTTTTTCTATACGACGCTCGTGCCTGGGTTGGCGGCAACCCTCGTCTGGTTCATCCTGGTTCAGCGGATCGGGGCCACACGGGCGGCGACCTTCCACTTTCTCAACCCGTTCTTCGGCGTGGTCATTGCGACCCTGATCCTCAGCGAGGCATTGCGGCTGAGTGATATGGTGGGCGTGGTGGTGATCATGGGCGGCATCCTGGCGGTGCAATTGTCGAAGCAGCGCACTCCCCGGGGTTAA
- the aroC gene encoding chorismate synthase — protein MSLNSYGHLFRVTTWGESHGPALGATVDGCPPGVPVDEAYLQQFLDKRRPGQNKNMTQRNEPDAVQILSGVFEGQTTGTPVQLMIENTDQRSRDYGEIAQTFRPGHADITYHQKYGLRDYRGGGRSSARETAARVAAGGLARAALKELAPGIEIKGYMTRMGEMEIDRSAFDWDAIDSNDFWIPQGPEAAAAWEAYLQKLRKDHNSVGAEIEVVCRGAPAGLGAPVYGKLDTDLAAAMMSINAVKGVEVGEGMAAATLTGTENADEIFMGENGPEYSSNHAGGILGGISTGQDIVVRFAVKPTSSILTPRKSIRMDGSPTEVVTKGRHDPCVGIRAVPVGEAMMACVVLDHLLLHRGQVGDGPRGTIG, from the coding sequence ATGAGCCTGAACAGCTACGGACATCTCTTCCGCGTCACCACTTGGGGCGAAAGCCACGGGCCTGCGCTTGGCGCGACGGTCGATGGCTGCCCGCCGGGCGTGCCGGTGGATGAGGCGTATCTGCAGCAGTTCCTCGACAAACGGCGCCCCGGTCAGAACAAGAACATGACCCAGCGCAACGAACCCGATGCGGTTCAAATTCTGTCAGGCGTGTTCGAGGGGCAGACAACCGGAACACCGGTGCAGCTGATGATCGAGAACACCGACCAGCGCAGCCGCGATTATGGCGAGATCGCCCAGACCTTCCGGCCCGGTCATGCCGATATCACCTATCACCAGAAATATGGGCTGCGCGACTATCGCGGCGGCGGGCGCAGCTCGGCGCGCGAGACAGCAGCGCGGGTGGCGGCAGGCGGGCTGGCCCGGGCAGCTTTGAAGGAACTGGCCCCGGGGATCGAGATCAAGGGCTACATGACCCGCATGGGGGAGATGGAGATCGACCGCAGCGCCTTTGACTGGGACGCAATCGACAGCAATGATTTCTGGATTCCGCAGGGGCCGGAGGCAGCTGCCGCGTGGGAGGCGTATTTGCAAAAGCTGCGCAAGGATCACAACTCCGTCGGGGCCGAGATCGAGGTGGTCTGTCGCGGGGCTCCCGCGGGACTGGGCGCGCCGGTCTATGGCAAGCTCGACACCGATCTCGCCGCCGCCATGATGTCGATCAACGCCGTGAAGGGCGTGGAAGTGGGCGAAGGCATGGCCGCAGCAACCCTCACCGGCACCGAGAATGCCGACGAGATTTTCATGGGCGAGAACGGCCCGGAGTATAGCTCCAACCATGCGGGCGGTATTCTTGGGGGCATTTCCACCGGACAGGACATCGTCGTGCGTTTCGCGGTCAAGCCAACGTCGTCGATCCTGACCCCGCGCAAATCGATCCGCATGGATGGCAGCCCAACCGAGGTGGTCACCAAGGGGCGGCACGACCCCTGCGTCGGCATCCGCGCCGTGCCTGTGGGCGAGGCGATGATGGCCTGTGTGGTCCTGGATCATCTGCTGCTTCATCGTGGGCAGGTGGGCGACGGGCCGCGCGGAACAATCGGGTAG
- a CDS encoding alkaline phosphatase family protein produces MPKNILFIMSDQLRFDYLGCTGHPHIRTPHIDALAARGIRFDRAYVQSPICGPSRMSTYTGRYPRSHGSTWNGVPLRVGEWTMGDHLDELGMRTVLCGKTHMRADLEGMRRLGLDPASGIGARVAECGFEIWDRLDGLHPDPVPEPAPYADYLRGLGYGGPNPWEQWANSAEGDEGEILSGWLMEHADKPARIRNEDSETPYTTTRAMEFIAGAGDDPWCLHLSYIKPHWPYIVPAPYHDMYGPEHVLPAVRSQAELSDAHPVLAAYHQHRFSKVFAREEVRQRVIPAYMGLITQLDDQIGRLMDWLEETGRSDETLIVFTSDHGDYLGDHWLGEKEMFHDPSVRVPLIVVDPSPEADVTRGTVSEALVEAIDLLPTFVEVAGGAPKPHVLEGASLLPLVRRQDVPWRGHVISEYDYSSRRAQAILDQSPQDCRLIMVHDGRWKYVHAEGFRPMLYDLKSDPDELHDLGADPTHESECARLGEVLNRWARHPHSRITAPYDAQTGSGAEELELGILIGFWDSHDVDEATRNGESGN; encoded by the coding sequence ATGCCAAAGAACATCCTCTTCATCATGTCTGACCAGCTCAGGTTCGACTATCTGGGCTGTACCGGTCATCCGCATATCCGCACGCCGCATATCGATGCGCTGGCCGCGCGGGGCATCCGTTTTGACCGGGCCTATGTGCAATCCCCCATCTGTGGGCCATCGCGGATGAGCACCTATACGGGCCGCTACCCGCGCAGCCACGGAAGTACTTGGAACGGTGTGCCGTTGCGCGTGGGCGAATGGACCATGGGCGATCATCTGGACGAACTGGGCATGCGCACGGTGCTGTGTGGCAAGACCCATATGCGCGCCGATCTGGAGGGGATGAGGCGGCTGGGCCTGGACCCGGCATCGGGGATCGGGGCGCGGGTGGCCGAATGTGGTTTCGAGATCTGGGACAGGCTGGACGGTCTGCATCCCGATCCCGTGCCGGAGCCCGCGCCCTATGCGGACTATCTGCGCGGGCTGGGCTATGGCGGGCCGAACCCGTGGGAGCAATGGGCCAATTCGGCCGAGGGCGATGAGGGGGAGATCCTCTCCGGCTGGTTGATGGAACACGCCGACAAACCCGCACGCATCCGAAACGAAGACAGCGAAACGCCCTATACCACCACCCGCGCGATGGAGTTTATCGCCGGGGCTGGGGATGATCCGTGGTGCCTGCACCTGAGTTATATCAAGCCGCATTGGCCCTATATCGTGCCCGCGCCCTATCACGATATGTATGGGCCGGAACATGTGCTTCCGGCGGTGCGCAGCCAGGCAGAGCTGTCCGATGCCCATCCGGTGCTGGCCGCCTATCATCAGCACCGGTTCTCAAAGGTCTTTGCGCGCGAGGAAGTGCGCCAAAGGGTGATCCCGGCCTACATGGGGCTGATCACGCAGCTGGATGACCAGATCGGGCGGCTTATGGACTGGCTGGAGGAGACCGGGCGCAGCGATGAGACGCTGATCGTCTTCACCTCGGATCATGGCGATTACCTGGGCGATCACTGGCTGGGAGAGAAGGAGATGTTTCACGACCCGTCCGTGCGCGTGCCCCTGATCGTGGTGGACCCGTCGCCCGAGGCTGACGTAACGCGCGGCACGGTGAGCGAGGCGCTGGTCGAGGCGATCGACCTTTTGCCAACCTTTGTCGAAGTGGCAGGCGGGGCGCCCAAACCGCATGTTCTGGAAGGGGCATCGCTTCTGCCGCTTGTTCGAAGGCAGGATGTGCCGTGGCGTGGGCATGTAATCAGCGAGTACGACTATTCCAGCCGCCGGGCGCAGGCCATTCTTGACCAGTCGCCGCAGGACTGCCGCCTGATCATGGTGCATGACGGGCGCTGGAAATATGTCCATGCCGAAGGCTTCCGCCCGATGCTCTATGATCTGAAGTCAGACCCGGATGAGCTGCATGATCTGGGGGCCGATCCGACCCATGAGAGCGAGTGCGCGCGGCTTGGCGAAGTATTGAATCGCTGGGCGCGGCACCCGCACAGCCGCATCACCGCGCCTTACGATGCGCAGACTGGCAGCGGGGCGGAGGAGTTGGAACTGGGCATTCTGATCGGGTTTTGGGACAGCCACGATGTGGACGAGGCCACGCGCAACGGGGAGAGCGGAAACTGA